The Methylomicrobium agile genome has a segment encoding these proteins:
- a CDS encoding group II truncated hemoglobin has translation MTTLTPYEAIGGEQAIRSLVDRFYFYMDILPEAQGIRAMHQPSLASARDKLFKFMSGWLGGPNLYMEEFGHPMLRARHFPFAIGEAERDQWMLCMNKALAEMIMDPQLRTHMQAALQHLATHMINQETERLP, from the coding sequence ATGACAACCCTCACGCCTTACGAGGCCATCGGAGGCGAACAGGCCATCCGCAGCCTGGTCGACCGGTTTTACTTCTATATGGACATCCTGCCCGAAGCGCAAGGCATTCGCGCAATGCATCAGCCCAGCCTGGCCTCCGCCAGGGACAAGCTGTTCAAGTTCATGTCCGGCTGGCTGGGAGGCCCCAATCTGTACATGGAAGAATTCGGCCACCCGATGCTGCGCGCCCGCCATTTTCCGTTCGCGATCGGCGAAGCGGAGCGCGACCAGTGGATGCTGTGCATGAATAAAGCCCTGGCGGAAATGATCATGGATCCGCAACTGAGAACCCATATGCAGGCAGCGCTGCAGCACCTTGCCACGCACATGATCAATCAGGAGACGGAGCGGCTGCCGTAA
- a CDS encoding D-alanyl-D-alanine carboxypeptidase family protein, which produces MRKVKSFVIVLLTFGALLAAGAAHARHAAILIDAENGNVLHEIDATHPWYPASLTKVMTLYMAFEALAQGRIGLHDGMTASYHASRQPQSKLGLRAGEILTVEEAILAVITRSANDAAVVLGEHLGGTEEAFAGQMTAKARQLGMYNTRFMNATGLPNDLQVTTSRDLAVLAWKIMKHFPNYYPYFASHGFFFKGRELHGINKFTARYPGAEGMKTGFTCGSGFNLMSSALQNGKRLIGIILGGSTSAERYQLMMNMMDAGFSNRYGDGSYRNIGMMTASASGEPPYQLDCGKHPGIQAASAAGDGNYHRVVDRQPAAKHYRAHKPLRTASGYHRLAAGKQAAQKAAAKRNAPAVRAKTAPGKRSGVTRTAQKTAVTKKKTVKPAASQKTVKKTKKSK; this is translated from the coding sequence ATGCGTAAAGTAAAGTCGTTTGTTATTGTCCTGCTGACGTTCGGCGCGCTGCTGGCGGCCGGCGCCGCCCACGCGCGTCATGCCGCGATCCTGATCGATGCCGAAAACGGCAATGTCCTGCATGAAATCGACGCGACGCATCCCTGGTATCCCGCTTCGCTGACCAAGGTGATGACGCTGTACATGGCCTTTGAGGCGCTGGCCCAGGGGCGTATCGGACTGCATGACGGCATGACCGCTTCCTACCATGCTTCCCGGCAGCCGCAAAGCAAGCTGGGACTCCGCGCAGGCGAAATCCTGACCGTCGAAGAAGCCATCCTGGCGGTGATTACCCGCTCGGCGAACGATGCGGCGGTCGTGCTCGGCGAGCATTTGGGCGGCACCGAAGAGGCTTTCGCGGGGCAAATGACCGCCAAAGCGCGCCAACTGGGCATGTACAATACCCGCTTCATGAACGCGACCGGCCTGCCGAACGATCTGCAGGTCACCACATCCCGCGATCTGGCCGTCCTGGCCTGGAAAATCATGAAGCATTTTCCGAACTATTATCCCTATTTCGCCAGCCACGGCTTTTTCTTCAAAGGCCGTGAACTGCACGGCATCAACAAATTCACGGCCCGCTATCCCGGCGCGGAAGGGATGAAAACCGGCTTTACCTGCGGCTCGGGCTTCAACCTGATGAGTTCCGCATTGCAAAACGGCAAACGCTTGATCGGAATCATCCTGGGCGGCTCGACCAGCGCCGAACGTTACCAGTTGATGATGAACATGATGGATGCGGGCTTCTCCAACCGTTACGGCGACGGTTCCTACCGCAACATCGGCATGATGACCGCCAGCGCATCGGGCGAACCGCCCTATCAGCTCGACTGCGGCAAGCATCCTGGCATCCAGGCCGCTTCCGCGGCCGGCGACGGCAACTATCACCGCGTCGTAGACAGACAGCCCGCCGCCAAGCATTACCGCGCGCACAAGCCGCTTCGGACCGCTTCAGGCTATCATCGCCTTGCCGCCGGAAAGCAGGCCGCCCAAAAAGCCGCCGCCAAACGCAACGCTCCGGCCGTCCGAGCCAAGACCGCCCCAGGCAAACGCAGCGGCGTAACGCGGACCGCCCAGAAAACCGCCGTCACAAAGAAAAAGACCGTAAAGCCGGCCGCCAGCCAAAAAACGGTCAAGAAAACCAAAAAATCCAAGTAA
- a CDS encoding glycoside hydrolase family 30 protein: MTAQRLVRQFCTARDTADRLAERAPIEFVPASEPGGPAVFIDTQVKFQAFLGFGGAFTEAGATTLDRMPASLRQEILAAYFSPQQGHGYTVCRTPINSCDFSLGNYAYAEVEDDVELKHFSIDRDRRTLIPMIRDAIELAGGQLSLFASPWSPPAWMKTNRRMNGGGRLKPEYRQAWADYYVRYVREYGKAGIPIWGVTVQNEPEASQTWDSCLYTGEEERDFVRDYLGPALHRVGLADVRLIIWDHNRDRMVERAKIVLDDPDAARYVWGIGFHWYCGDHFDNVQLTHDAYPDKHLIFTEGCQEGWPHLGAWEPGERYARSIIQDLNRWTAAWVDWNLVLDENGGPNHVNNFCSAPIIADTQAGAVRYQSSYYYIGHFSRFIRPGARRVVCASTSDALESTAFLNADGTVAAVVLNRSSQAIDFDLKIPGLQAKTAIPARGIKTYLFDDRR, encoded by the coding sequence ATGACAGCGCAGCGGCTTGTAAGGCAATTCTGTACCGCCCGCGACACGGCCGACCGGCTTGCGGAACGGGCGCCGATCGAATTCGTGCCGGCCTCTGAGCCTGGAGGCCCCGCGGTTTTCATCGACACCCAGGTCAAGTTTCAGGCGTTTCTGGGATTCGGCGGCGCTTTCACCGAAGCGGGGGCAACGACGCTGGACAGAATGCCCGCCTCGTTGCGCCAGGAAATTCTGGCGGCCTATTTTTCGCCGCAGCAAGGCCACGGTTACACCGTATGCCGGACCCCTATCAACAGCTGCGATTTCTCGCTCGGCAACTATGCCTACGCAGAGGTCGAGGACGATGTCGAGCTGAAACACTTCAGCATCGACCGGGACAGGCGAACCCTGATACCGATGATACGCGACGCGATCGAACTGGCCGGCGGGCAGCTCAGCCTGTTCGCTTCGCCGTGGAGCCCGCCGGCCTGGATGAAGACGAACCGGCGGATGAACGGCGGCGGCCGGCTGAAACCCGAGTACCGTCAGGCCTGGGCCGATTATTACGTCCGCTACGTTCGGGAATACGGGAAAGCGGGCATCCCGATCTGGGGAGTGACCGTGCAGAACGAGCCGGAAGCCTCGCAAACCTGGGATTCCTGCCTCTATACCGGCGAGGAAGAGCGCGATTTCGTTAGGGATTATCTCGGCCCGGCCCTGCATCGCGTCGGGCTCGCCGATGTCAGACTGATCATCTGGGACCACAACCGCGACCGGATGGTTGAACGGGCCAAAATCGTCCTGGACGATCCGGACGCCGCGCGCTATGTCTGGGGGATCGGCTTCCATTGGTATTGCGGCGATCATTTCGACAATGTCCAATTGACGCACGATGCCTACCCGGACAAACACCTGATTTTTACCGAGGGCTGCCAGGAAGGCTGGCCGCATCTCGGCGCCTGGGAGCCCGGCGAGCGCTATGCCCGTTCGATCATCCAGGACCTTAACCGTTGGACGGCAGCCTGGGTGGACTGGAACCTGGTTCTGGACGAGAACGGCGGGCCGAACCACGTGAATAATTTCTGCAGCGCGCCGATCATTGCCGACACGCAAGCCGGGGCGGTTCGCTATCAAAGTTCCTACTATTACATCGGGCATTTCTCGCGCTTCATTCGTCCCGGCGCCCGCCGGGTCGTTTGCGCCAGTACCTCGGATGCGCTCGAATCGACCGCGTTTTTGAACGCCGACGGCACGGTGGCCGCCGTGGTGTTGAACCGCTCCAGCCAAGCGATCGACTTTGATCTGAAGATTCCGGGATTACAGGCCAAGACCGCCATTCCCGCCCGCGGAATCAAGACTTATCTTTTCGACGATCGACGATGA
- a CDS encoding EAL domain-containing protein, giving the protein MFDYSAASFIICAYILSAGILFWNGVQSIMLARTAGSDRRISLSFACCCLCAAGYQIFTAQYSIAPTLREAANALRWQTACAFAFFPAFIAYVAALAGQPCGKRCLIVAVSVFGMLLIANQASEYGLRYDTPARFTPSMSVWNAVGYLAIAGTLLWALARSRRIYRLGERRMALSLAFSAGLLIAAGGWDLLSDWRVTAPYYLTGFGFFGFVIWHGTLMTLEVRNRIDSLKSADSRLRTEIERRMRIERILSDLRSGISRQFGTAFLEGLVQRLTQHFDVDYALIGLLDEPGRNSITTLAACERGALTSNLSYPLTGSPCAQVIGRHCTQIYETDVRAKFPDDALIQAWNVDSYIGTSFFDSTGQPLGIVVMAGTHPLKDTEMIIEALDVFAARIGAEVGRLKAEMALRHSHAILQTLSDVQRDFLLNRDVAITFEHMLNPLLNLSESQYGFIGEVLIDEAGRLYLKTHVYSNVVWDADTRHLYENTLQNGLEFHNLNSLIGAVLTSGKAVLSNDAPHDHRRAGLPSGHPAIDSFLGLPIYQGDDMIGMIGLANRPGGYNLEIAASLDPFLSTCAALLTGYHAERKRQAMKAKMLESEERFHVLADSLPIKIWMADLEGRCLWFNRAWLDFTGRPMEEELGYGWLNDVHPRDRDVCLNGYQNAMAAKEPVVLEYRLRRHDGQFRTVLDTMAPRLLPDGAVVGFVGACIDLTEHRALQARVEHLAYHDALTGLPNRALLSTRIEQTLSFARISGHQAAVLFVDLDRFKTINDSLGHALGDLLLRETGLRLGQVLRKGDTVARMGGDEFVILLPRIFSARETALVAEKILAVLALPFDLSGYTLHVTTSIGISLFPQDGQDGDTLIKHADVALYQAKARGRNNFQFFDPVMTEAGEQRLMLENDLRKALLRDEFILYYQPRIDLSTGSVTSVEALIRWQHPQRGLLAPNAFIHLAEEIGLIGEIGHWVLNTACRQLRDWRSEGLTDLRMAVNVSARQLHDSAFHCLVEKTLLDAMLPAACLELELTESCVMDNPEKAIVVLNTISRLGVRIAIDDFGTGYSSLAYLKRLPVTCLKIDRAFVQGIPEDAEDVAIAETILSMAKHLGLVVVAEGIETEAQCDFLARRHCKEGQGYWFSRPLPAGDLINFINSTVPT; this is encoded by the coding sequence ATGTTCGATTATAGCGCTGCCTCCTTCATTATCTGCGCGTATATCCTGAGCGCGGGCATTCTGTTTTGGAATGGCGTACAATCGATCATGCTGGCCCGTACTGCCGGGAGCGATCGGCGCATATCCCTGAGCTTTGCGTGCTGCTGTTTGTGCGCGGCGGGGTATCAGATTTTTACCGCGCAATACAGTATCGCGCCGACACTGCGCGAGGCTGCCAATGCCTTGCGTTGGCAAACCGCCTGTGCTTTTGCTTTTTTCCCTGCCTTTATCGCTTATGTCGCAGCGCTTGCCGGACAGCCTTGCGGCAAGCGCTGCCTGATTGTCGCCGTCTCGGTTTTCGGGATGCTGCTGATTGCCAATCAGGCGTCCGAATACGGTTTGCGATACGATACGCCGGCGCGCTTCACGCCATCGATGAGTGTCTGGAACGCCGTCGGCTATCTGGCGATTGCCGGTACCCTGCTCTGGGCTTTGGCCCGCTCCCGGCGGATATACCGCCTCGGCGAACGGCGCATGGCTTTATCTCTGGCGTTTTCCGCAGGCTTGCTGATCGCAGCCGGAGGCTGGGATTTGCTGAGCGATTGGAGAGTGACCGCGCCTTATTATCTGACCGGATTCGGTTTTTTCGGTTTCGTGATATGGCACGGTACGCTGATGACGCTCGAGGTACGAAACCGCATCGACAGTCTGAAATCGGCCGACAGCCGATTGCGAACCGAAATCGAGCGCCGGATGCGGATTGAACGTATTCTGTCGGATCTGCGTAGCGGGATTTCGCGTCAATTCGGAACCGCCTTTCTCGAAGGGTTGGTACAACGCCTCACCCAGCATTTCGATGTCGATTATGCGCTGATCGGCCTGCTCGATGAACCCGGCAGGAACAGTATTACCACGCTGGCGGCCTGCGAGCGGGGCGCGTTGACTTCGAATCTGAGCTATCCTCTTACCGGTAGCCCGTGCGCCCAGGTTATCGGTCGTCACTGTACGCAGATATACGAAACCGACGTCCGCGCCAAATTTCCGGACGATGCGTTGATTCAGGCGTGGAATGTGGACAGTTATATCGGAACATCTTTTTTCGATTCCACGGGGCAGCCTCTCGGCATCGTCGTGATGGCGGGAACCCATCCGTTGAAAGATACCGAAATGATCATCGAGGCGCTCGACGTGTTCGCGGCCCGGATCGGCGCGGAAGTCGGCCGGTTAAAGGCGGAGATGGCGCTGCGGCATTCGCACGCGATATTGCAGACGCTTTCCGATGTGCAGCGCGATTTTCTGCTTAACCGGGATGTGGCCATCACCTTCGAACATATGCTGAATCCACTGCTGAATCTGAGCGAAAGCCAGTATGGCTTCATCGGCGAAGTGCTGATCGACGAGGCGGGCCGGCTCTACCTCAAGACGCATGTCTACAGCAATGTCGTCTGGGATGCGGACACGCGCCACCTCTATGAAAATACGCTGCAAAACGGTCTTGAGTTTCACAACCTGAATTCGCTGATCGGCGCGGTGCTAACCAGCGGCAAAGCCGTTTTGAGCAACGATGCGCCTCATGATCATCGGCGCGCCGGCCTTCCCTCTGGGCATCCGGCCATCGATTCGTTCCTGGGTTTGCCGATTTATCAGGGCGACGACATGATCGGCATGATCGGACTCGCCAATCGGCCGGGCGGTTATAATCTGGAGATCGCGGCTTCGCTCGATCCTTTTTTGAGCACCTGTGCGGCTCTGCTGACCGGTTACCACGCCGAACGCAAACGGCAGGCAATGAAAGCGAAAATGCTGGAGAGCGAGGAGCGCTTTCATGTGTTGGCCGACAGTCTGCCGATCAAAATCTGGATGGCGGATCTCGAAGGGCGTTGTTTATGGTTCAATCGAGCCTGGCTGGATTTTACGGGCCGTCCGATGGAAGAAGAACTGGGTTACGGCTGGCTGAATGATGTGCATCCCAGGGATCGGGACGTGTGCCTGAACGGCTATCAAAACGCGATGGCCGCCAAGGAGCCGGTGGTGCTGGAATACCGCCTGCGCCGGCATGACGGCCAATTTCGCACCGTTCTGGACACCATGGCGCCGAGATTGCTGCCCGATGGGGCGGTCGTGGGTTTCGTGGGCGCCTGCATCGACCTGACGGAACATCGGGCTCTGCAAGCCCGAGTCGAGCATCTGGCCTATCACGACGCATTGACCGGTCTTCCGAACCGGGCGCTGTTGTCGACCCGCATCGAACAAACGTTGAGCTTCGCCCGGATCAGCGGCCATCAGGCGGCGGTATTGTTCGTCGACCTCGATCGTTTCAAAACGATCAACGACTCGCTGGGGCACGCGCTCGGCGACCTGCTGTTGCGGGAAACCGGGCTGAGGCTCGGCCAGGTGCTCCGCAAAGGCGATACGGTGGCGCGCATGGGCGGCGACGAATTCGTCATTTTACTGCCCCGGATTTTCAGCGCGCGGGAAACGGCGTTGGTCGCGGAAAAAATACTGGCGGTTCTGGCGCTTCCGTTCGATCTGTCCGGCTATACGCTGCATGTCACGACCAGCATCGGCATCAGTCTGTTTCCGCAGGACGGCCAGGACGGCGACACCCTGATCAAACATGCCGATGTCGCGCTTTATCAGGCCAAGGCACGCGGCCGCAACAATTTTCAGTTTTTCGACCCGGTGATGACCGAAGCCGGCGAACAGCGGCTGATGCTCGAAAACGACCTGCGCAAGGCGCTGCTTCGCGATGAATTCATACTCTACTATCAGCCGCGCATCGATCTATCGACAGGCAGCGTCACCAGCGTGGAAGCCTTGATCCGTTGGCAGCATCCGCAACGGGGATTGTTGGCACCGAACGCATTCATCCATCTGGCCGAAGAGATCGGACTGATCGGCGAAATCGGCCACTGGGTGCTGAACACAGCCTGCCGGCAATTGCGTGATTGGCGAAGCGAAGGGCTGACCGATCTGCGCATGGCGGTCAATGTGTCGGCCCGGCAACTTCACGATTCCGCATTCCACTGCCTGGTCGAGAAGACCCTGCTCGATGCGATGCTGCCGGCCGCCTGCCTCGAATTGGAACTCACCGAATCCTGTGTCATGGACAATCCCGAAAAAGCCATCGTTGTGCTGAACACAATAAGCCGCCTCGGCGTTCGTATCGCCATCGACGATTTCGGCACCGGCTATTCCAGCCTGGCCTATCTCAAGCGGCTGCCGGTCACTTGCCTGAAAATCGATCGCGCCTTCGTCCAGGGGATTCCCGAGGATGCGGAGGATGTGGCGATCGCCGAAACCATTCTGAGCATGGCCAAACATTTGGGTCTGGTCGTTGTGGCGGAGGGTATCGAAACCGAAGCCCAATGCGATTTTCTGGCGCGTCGCCACTGCAAGGAAGGTCAGGGCTATTGGTTCAGCCGACCTTTGCCGGCCGGCGACCTGATCAACTTCATCAACTCAACCGTACCGACATGA
- the mazG gene encoding nucleoside triphosphate pyrophosphohydrolase, translating into MLKNTQHLLDIMARLRDPEQGCPWDLKQDFATLIPYLIEEAYEVVDAIERNDMDDLRAELGDLLLQVVFHAQLAKEHGLFDFEQVSQSLCDKLIRRHPHVFADAVFETDAERQAAWEQAKDEERQAKAKPEEPASVLAGVAASLPALLECEKIQDRAARHGFDWPDTPPVFDKVMEELEEVREAWKSGDPHHIREEIGDLLLVVVNLARHLDVNPELALKESTRKFTRRFHYIERQVASSGRSLTDCDLYELDAFWHQAKQALKRKAD; encoded by the coding sequence ATGCTGAAAAATACCCAACACCTGCTGGACATCATGGCGCGCCTGCGCGATCCCGAACAAGGCTGCCCCTGGGACCTCAAGCAGGATTTCGCGACGCTGATCCCTTACCTGATCGAAGAGGCATACGAAGTCGTCGACGCGATCGAGCGCAACGACATGGACGATCTGCGCGCCGAACTCGGCGATCTGCTGCTGCAGGTGGTCTTTCATGCGCAGCTTGCGAAGGAGCACGGCCTGTTCGATTTCGAGCAGGTTTCCCAAAGCCTCTGCGACAAGCTGATCCGCCGGCATCCGCATGTGTTTGCGGACGCGGTCTTCGAAACCGACGCGGAGCGGCAGGCAGCCTGGGAACAGGCCAAGGACGAGGAACGCCAGGCGAAAGCGAAGCCGGAGGAGCCGGCCAGCGTGCTGGCGGGCGTCGCGGCCAGCCTCCCCGCCCTGCTCGAATGCGAAAAGATCCAGGACCGTGCCGCCCGGCACGGCTTCGACTGGCCCGATACGCCGCCGGTGTTCGACAAGGTGATGGAGGAACTCGAAGAAGTCAGGGAAGCCTGGAAGTCGGGCGATCCCCATCACATTCGCGAGGAAATCGGTGATCTGCTGCTGGTGGTCGTGAACCTGGCAAGGCATCTCGACGTGAATCCCGAACTGGCGCTGAAGGAAAGCACCAGAAAGTTCACGCGCCGCTTTCATTATATCGAACGGCAGGTCGCTTCCTCGGGGCGCAGTTTGACCGATTGCGACCTGTACGAACTCGACGCCTTCTGGCATCAGGCGAAACAGGCGCTCAAACGCAAGGCCGATTGA